A single genomic interval of Phocoena sinus isolate mPhoSin1 chromosome 15, mPhoSin1.pri, whole genome shotgun sequence harbors:
- the SMIM26 gene encoding small integral membrane protein 26 — MRPEKALSWYRRMSMLYGLGAWTLLGSLFLYNQRKSKPPGGEVEQKDVSRNELSEPPKGFYVETVVTYRDDFVPITARIVNYLKSWTGGPGPKS, encoded by the exons ATGCGTCCGGAAAAGGCCCTGTCTTGGTATCGGCGCATGTCTATGCTGTACGGACTGGGCGCCTGGACCCTGCTGGGTTCCTTGTTTTTGTATAATCAGAGAAAGAGCAAGCCTCCAG gtggtGAAGTAGAACAAAAGGATGTCTCAAGAAATGAACTGTCTGAACCCCCGAAAGGGTTTTATGTGGAAACGGTTGTCACATATAGAGACGATTTTGTTCCAATTACTGCCAGGATCGTCAACTATTTGAAATCATGGACTGGCGGCCCTGGACCAAAATCATGA